A genomic window from Labrus bergylta chromosome 7, fLabBer1.1, whole genome shotgun sequence includes:
- the pth1a gene encoding parathyroid hormone: MQNLDSKILITSLCILHVFTFCEGRPLRKRTVSEIQLMHNIGELQQVQERRDWLQMRLRGIHTAPGRGSSEEASRLRRRPRPQELPDLSDLTPEEIQYALKLLDKLLKTKQS; the protein is encoded by the exons ATGCAGAATCTGGACTCTAAAATCTTGATCACGTCTCTCTGCATTTTACACGTCTTCACGTTCTGTGAAGGGCGTCCCCTGAG aAAAAGGACGGTGAGTGAGATCCAGCTCATGCACAACATCGGGGAGCTCCAGCAGGTGCAGGAGCGTCGGGATTGGCTGCAGATGAGGCTCCGGGGCATCCACACCGCTCCGGGCAGGGGCAGCAGCGAGGAGGCGAGCCGGTTGAGGAGAAGACCGCGTCCCCAAGAGCTGCCCGACCTGAGCGACCTGACACCAGAGGAGATCCAGTACGCTTTGAAGCTTTTGGATAAACTTCTCAAAACTAAACAGTCATGA